The nucleotide window ATGGTTGATGGTATTTCATCATTGAACGAGTGAGACATGATCATCCAGGGCCTTGGAAGTACCACTTCACTGTATAGCACCCTCACCAAATCAAATGTTCAGCGGCAGGAATTGCCAAGCGCAGCGGCAAATTCTGCCGCCACAGTGACTATTTCAGAGGCGGCCAAAGCGCTTGCCTCTTCTGGCAGCGATGGTGCGACGCAATCCACGACAGCAGCGCAGCAACGAATTTTGAAATCTGCGGGCAGTGACTCTCAGAGTGCTGGAAAAATTGCTTATGAAATGGCAAATACCAACAGCACCATTTTTTACGACATCCGCGACTCCCTTCAATCCGGGAAAATGGATGATATAAAACTATCGTCAACAGGAAGGAAGATTGACGATGCATTCAAGGAAAAATTCACCAAAGAAGCCGCAGAGATTGATGCAAAGCGGCTGGAAATATACAACACAGAAAAAGCCAAAGGCACCAACCCGGTAGAGATCATTGCCAAAATGATTGGCTTCACGAACTCCCAATCAAGAGATTATCTTGAGGGTTCTGCATGGTTGGGGTAGATTGAAATTTCCCGCAAAAAAGCCCATCGAACAGCTGGCCTTTTTTGGTTTTCTGGGATTGATGCAAAAACCATGGAGACACATGGGCTTCGTAATGCACGGCGCAGGTAGCCCGCCAGCAATCCTTGCTTGAGGGCGCAGATGGTGATCTCTGCCTCCCTGGCAATGGAAGCAAGCCGGACCCAGGCCAGTTTTCGCGCAAAATAAGCCGTTGGTCAAATATTGGAAAACAGCCTCCATGGAAAGACTCGTTGAAACTCAACAGAACAGAAAGCTTGAGACGATAGTTTTGGGCGGCGGCTGCTTCTGGTGCACCGAGGCGATTTTCGGCCGCGTGCGCGGCGTGACCGATGTGCAGAGCGGGTACGCCAACGGCCATGTGCCGCACCCTTCGTACGAGCAGGTCTGCACCGGCAGCACGGGGCATGCCGAGGTGGTGCGGCTGCGCTTCGATCCCGGGCAGATCGGCCTGCGCGCCATTCTGGAGATTTTCCTGGCCACGCACGACCCGACCTCGCTCAACCGCCAGGGCAACGATGTCGGGACGCAGTACCGCAGCGGCATCTATTACAGCGATCCGGCGCACGAGGCCGTGGCCCGCGCCGTGCTGCGCGAACTGGCGGAAAACGGCGCCCATGGCGCGCCCATCGTGACCGAGGTGGCGCCGCTGGCGGCGTACTGGCCCGCCGAGGACTACCACCAGGACTACTTCGTGAAACACCCCCACCAGGGCTACTGCGCCTTCGTGGTCGGCCCCAAGGTGGAGCACTTCCAGACGGCCTTTGCGCGCTACTGTCACGAAACCAGCGCCGATCGGCGTTAAGCTTGCGGCCCACGGCGCCCCGCGCGCCGCATTCCTGCCATGCCGCCGTCCATTTCTTCCTTCCTGCTCCCGCGCCCACGCCTGGCACGCCGCCTGGCGCTGGCGTGGCTGGTGCTCGCCCTGGCGCTGGCACCGGCCCTGGGGCAGATGCACCGGGTGCTGCACCTGCCCGGCGCCCTGGGGCTGGCCCAGCCGGCAGCGCATGACCACGGCCTGGGCGCACTGTTCGGCGGACACAGCCCGGCCGACTGCCAGCTGCTCGACCAGTTGCACCACGGCGGGGCCGCCGTGGCGGAAAGCCGCGTGCCGCTCGCCCAGCCCGACGGCCAGCGGGTGGCATCGCCCGCTGCGCAGCCGCTGCGCGCCGCGCCGCCGCTGCCTTTCCAGGCCCGCGCGCCGCCCCTGGCCTGAACCTCCTTTACTCCTGATTCCATAGCTGCCAGCGCTTGCCAGACAAGCGTTGGCGTTGTTTTTCGCCTTGAATTCCGTGGGTCTTCAAGGCGCGCTGCGCCTGCCTTCCTGCAAGGGGGCAGGGCGGCGCATCCCCTTTTTTCCGACCATGAAGCACATTCCGAACCTCGTTTCCTTCCACGGCGCCCGTTCCGGCGCGCTCCACGCGGCGCAGACGGCCGCCGCCCTGGCCGTGGCCCTGCTCATCACCACCCTGGCGCAGGAGGCGCAGGCCCAGCCGCAGGGCGCAGCCGCTGCGCTGCCCGAGGTCACCGTCTCCGCCAGCGGCCTGCAGCTCGGCAGCGACGACATGGCCACGCCCGTGAGCGTGCTGGAGGGCGATGAACTGGTGCGTCGGCGCGAAGGCACGCTGGGCGAAACTCTGAACAGCGAGCCGGGCATCCAGTCCAGCCACTTCGGCGCAGGCGCCAGCCGCCCGGTGATCCGCGGCATGGACGGGCCGCGCGTGCAGGTGCTGTCCGACGGCTCGCAGGTGCAGGACGCCTCCACCGTCAGCCCCGACCACGCCGTGGTCGCCGAACCCCTGCTGGCGCGCCAGGTCGAGGTGCTGCGCGGCCCCTCGGCGCTGATCCACGGCGGCGGCGCCATCGGCGGCGTGGTCAACGTGCTGGACGACAAGATCCCCACGGCCATTCCTCAGAAGGGCTACGAGGGCAGTGCCGAGCTGCGCCTGGGCAGCGCCGCGAGCGAGAAAACCGGCGCCTTCCAGCTCACGGGCGGCGCGGGCAACCTGGCCGTGCACGTCGAAGGGCTGGCGCGCGATGCGGGCGACTACCGCGTGGGCAGCGGCTGGGAGGGCGGGCGCAAGGTGCCGGGCAGCTTCAACCGCACCGACTCCGGCAGCCTCGGCCTGTCGTGGATCGGCGACCAGGGCTACCTGGGCGTGGCCTACACGCGCCAGACCGCCAAGTACGGGCTGCCAGGGCACAACCACAGCTTCGAGGGCTGCCACACGCACGGCGACCACCTGCACTGCGGCAGCCATAGCGGCCACGACGGGCATGACCACGGGGACGACGACCACGACCATGACCATGGCGCGGAGGACGTGCCCGTGGTGGACTTGCGCAGCGAACGCTGGGACGTGCGCGGCGAGCTGCGCAACCCCTTCGCCGGCTTCTCGGCGCTGCGCCTGCGCGCGGGCGTGACCGATTACCAGCACGACGAAGTGGAAGACGGCGCCGTCGCCACCACCTTCCGTAACAAGGCGCACGACCTGCGCGTGGAACTGCAGCACGAGCCGCTGGCCGGCTGGCGCGGCGTGTTCGGCGTGCAGGCCACGCAGCGCAAGTTCAGCGCCGAGGGCGAAGAGGCCTACGTGCAGCCGACCGAAACGCGCCGCACCGGCCTGTTCCTGCTGGAGGAATACCAGTGGCAGCAGTGGCGCTTCGCCGCCGCGCTGCGCCACGAGCGCCAGACGGTGGACGCGCTGACCTCGGGCCTGTCGAACAGCCACAACGGCACCTCGGCCTCGCTCAGCGCGGTGTGGAAGTTCACGCCCGGCTACGCGCTGTCGGCCTCGTGGACGCAGGCGCGCCGCATGCCCACGGCCGAGGAGCTGTACGCCAAGGGCCTGCACATGGCCACCAGCACCTACGAGCGCGGCGACCCGAACCTCAAGCCGGAAACGGCCCAGTCCATCGACCTGGCCCTGCGCAAGACGGCGGGCGACACCACCTTCGGCGTGAGCGTGTTCCACAACCGCGTGAAGGACTACATCTACGGCCGCACGCTGGACGAACTCGACGGCCTGCAACTGCTGCAGTACAGCCAGGCCGACGCCACCTTCACCGGCCTGGAGGCGCAGGTGCGCCAGCGCCTGACCCGCAACCTGGGCGTGACGCTGTTCGGCGACGTGGTGCGTGCCAGGCTGGACGCGGGCGGCAACCTGCCGCGCATTCCCGCCGCCCGCGCGGGCCTGCGCCTGGACGCCAACTGGCAGGCCTGGGACGGCCAGGTGGAATGGGTGCAGGCGGCGCGCCAGGACCGCGTGGCCGACTTCGAGACCGCCACGCCCGGCTACGGCATGCTCAACCTGGGCCTGGCCTACAGCAGCCGCCTGGCCGGCGGCACGCCGTGGCAGCTCTACGTGAAGGGCAACAACCTGACCGACCGCCTGGGCTACGCCCACACCTCGTTCATCAAGAACGCGGCGCCGCTGATGGGGCGCAACGTCACGGTGGGCGTCAAGGTGTCGTTCTGATGCATTGATCTCCCCGCCAGGCGCCCGGACGCCTGGCGGGGACGTGGTGCCCGTGCCATAAAGTAAGCGCTTTGGGCGGGTTCCTTGCGGCCCCGCAGGTGTCGAACACACAGCCGCATCGTGGCGACAGGGTTTTCAATGAATGGTCCCCTTCCTTCCGAAATACACCCGATGGCCGGATTCCCTCAGGTGTGCTTCATCAAGAACATCATCACCAATCCGCATATCGTGGTGGGCGATTACACCTATTACGATGACCCAGACGGTTCGGAAAACTTCGAGCGCAATGTGCTTTATCATTTTCCCTTCATTGGCGACCGGCTGGTGATTGGGAAGTTCTGTGCATTGGCCCGGGGCGTCAAATTCATCATGAATGGGGCCAATCACAAGATGTCGGGAATTTCCACCTATCCTTTCCAGATTTTCGGAAATGGGTGGGAGAAGGTCATGCCCGGCATGGACGATTTGCCCTACAAGGGCGATACCATCATTGGCCATGATGTATGGATTGGATATGACAGCGTCATCATGCCAGGCGTGAAAATCGGCAACGGCGCCATTATTTCGGCGCGTTCCGTGGTGGCAAGCGATGTGCCGGCCTACACCATTTATGGCGGCAATCCCGCCAGATGCATCAGAGAGCGTTTTCCCGAAGCAACCGTGGCCATCCTGGAAGAAATCGCCTGGTGGGATTGGTCCATTGAGAAAATATCCAGAAATCTGGCGCTGATTGTTTCTTCGGATATTGAGGCGCTCCAGGCTTGCGCTGCGGCTTCGTCGTGAATGCCTTTGAACTCCATGCGCTGCTGACCGGCCCGGCTGGCCTGGTGCCGGAGCCCGCTGACAACCGCATCGCACGAACCTATTTTCACGAACGGGTGGAATGGCATCCGGGCCGCAGCACCCGCGTGCTGCGCGTGATCTATGGCGCGCAGGGCGAGCCCGAGCGAATTCAGCGGTGTGTCTCGTCCGACAACAATAATGCGGTGCTGCTGAGCGGTCCATTCGTGAAACGGCAGGTGCTGGACGCTGCGGCCCAAGAGGTCGCCAGCCTCCTGGCGCGTAACGTGCGAACCGAAGGATGTGATGAGGGCGCGAACGAAAAGTGACGCCAGGGCTTATCCAGCAAGCGCCAGGCGCTATTCTTTCAAGAGCGCCACTGGTCTGCCGGGCCTGTTGTGGGCGAGCTCCACGCAAAACGCTGCCCGGCGGATAATGCCCGTTTACCTGCCGGCCACAACGTCCGCGCTTCTGCTTTCGTGGATTCCCCCGTCTTCTCTTCCCTCATCCCGGTCATCCTGTGCATCGGCATCGGCTTCTTCGCGGCGCGCATGGGCTGGGTGCGCGCGGCGGCAATTCCCGATTTCTCCAACCTCGTGTTCCTAGTGCTCACGCCCGCGCTGCTGTTTCGCACCATGGGCGCGGTGCGCATCCAGGAACTGAACTTCCGCCCCGTGGCGCTGTACTTCCTGGCGGCGGGGCTGATGTTCGCGGTGACGATGGCGGTGTCGGGCTTTTCCACGCGCGCGGCGGCGCGCGGGCTGGCGCACATGTTCAGCAATACGCTGATGATCGGCGTGCCCCTGGTCGGGCTGGTGTACGGCAAGGAAGGGCTGGTGACGCTCATCACCCTGATCTCGCTGCACTCGCTGATCCTGCTGACGGGCGTCACCATCGTCTTCGAGCTGGCCGAGGCGCACGAGCGCCAGAAGTCGGGCCAGAGCGCGCCGCGCCCCATGCTGCACACCGTGCTGCAGGCGGTGCGCAGCGGCATCCTGCACCCGGTGCCGCTGCCCATCCTGGCCGGGCTGGTGTTCGCGCAGACGGGGCTGAAGCTGCCCGGCGTGGTCGATCACTCGCTGCAGGTGCTGGGCCAGGCGCTCGGCCCCATGGCGCTGCTGCTGGTGGGCGTGACGCTGGCCTACACCCCCGTGGGCCAGCACCTGCGCAGTGCCTGGGGCATTGCCCTGGCCAAGACGGTGCTGCACCCGCTGCTGCTGGCGGCGCTGGCCTGGCTGTTCGGGCTGTCGGGCCTGCCGGTGGCGGTGATGTTCATGGCCGCCTCGCTGCCGGTGGGGGCCAATGTGTTCCTGTTCACGCAGCGCTATGGCGTGCTGCAGCAGGAGGTGTCGGCCAGCATCGCCGTGTCCACGGCGCTGGCGCTGCTCACGGTGCCGCTGATGCTGGCGCTGGCGCAGCGCTTCCTCGCCTGATGCTTCGCTTTCAATAGCTGCTAGCGCTTGCTGGGCAAGGGCTGGAGCCGTTTTTCATGCGATTTTCAAGGCGCTTCAAGGCGCCAGGCGCTCGCGCAGCCACGCGCCGCTTTCCAGGCGGTAGCGCAGCCGGTCGTGCAGGCGGCTTTTGCGGCCTTGCCAGAATTCCCAGCGCTCGGGCACCAGCCGGTAGCCGCCCCAGTGCGGCGGGCGCGGCGGCTGCAGCAGGAATTGCGCGCCGTACCTGGCGGCATTGGCCACCAGCACGCTGCGGCCGGGAATGACCTGGCTCTGCGGGCTGGCCCAGGCGCCGATGCGCGAGTCCAGCGGGCGGCTGGCGTAGTAGGCGTCGCTGTCGGCGGCGTCCACCTTTTCCACGCGGCCCTCGATGCGCACTACGCGCTCCAGCTCCACCCAATGGAATTGCAGCGCGGCAAAGGGGTTGCCCGCCAGTTCGCGGCCCTTGCGGCTGCCGTAGTTGGTGTACCAGACGATGCCGCGCGCGTCGTAGCCCTTGATGAGCACGATGCGCGTGCTGGGGCGCAGGCTGCCGTCCACGGTGGCCAGGGTCATGGCGTTGGGCTCGGGCACCTGGGCTGCCAGGGCTTCGTGGAGCCATTGGTCGAATTGCTGCAGCGGGTCGGCGTGGGAGGCGTCTTCGCTCAGTTCCGCGCGCTCGTAGCTCTTGCGCAGGTCGGCGATGGAGGAGGGCGTTGCGTTCATGCGCTCATTGTGCCGCGCCGTCCGGCGCGGCGTAGGCCAGCAGGCGACCGAGCGCGCGGTCGTGGATGCCCAGGCGGCGCAGTTCGTCGTAGGTGGCCCGGGCGTAGTCGTGCGTGCTGCCGTAGATGCCGCGCGCCTGGTTGAAGATGCGGCGGTACTGGGCCTCGGTGAGTTCGCCGGTATGGCTCGGGCTGCGGCGCGAGAGCGTGAAGGCCAGCGCGCGCACCGTGCCCTGCACCGCGCCACCGGCCGTGATGCGGCAGGGCAGCCAGCGCGGGTCGTACACGCCGAGCACCATTTCGCGCTGCCACAGGGGCGGCAGGATGCGCGCCACCTGCGCGCGTTCGATGCGGAAGGCCATGCCCTGGCAACTGCCCCCGGGCAGCAGGGCCAGCACCAGGCCGGGGCACTCGGGCGTGCCCCGGTTGACCCGGCTCCACATCTTGAGTGCGCGGTGCCAGCCGTGCACGCGCGCCGGGTGCCGTTCGGCGAAGGGAAACTCGGGGCGCCAGATGAGCGACCCGTAGCCAAAAACCCACAGATCCTGCTGGCCGCCCCATTCGGCCAGGGTGCGCGCGAGCATCGGGGCGGGGTCGCGCAGCGGCGCGGGCAGGGCAGTCATGGCTTCACTCTACAATGACGGGTTTTGTCCAACGCCCTCATTATTCACCTTACGGAGTTTCAAAAATGTCCAGTTCCGACGACGATAGCCAGCAGCGTTTTGCCCTCGGGTTCCTGTTTGCCCTGATTGCGCTGGTGGTTTCCACCGTGGTGGGGGTCGTGGTGTTCAAGCGCGGCATCGCCCATGCGCCGGCGGCGCCCAAGGCCGCCGTGGTGCAGGCCGTCGAGGCCGCCGCGCCCGGGGTGGCCGTGGTGGAAGAAGCCACCGTGGTGGTCGAGGGCGGCGTGGTCAAGTTCTACTTCGCCACCGGCAAGGCCGACCTGGCCACGGGCGCCAAGCAGGCCCTGGCGGACGTCATCAAGGGCGTGCTGCAGGGCAGGAAGGCCGTGGTGTCGGGCTTTCACGACGCCACCGGCGATCTGGCCGTGAACCAGGAACTGGCCAAGCAGCGCGCCTTCGCCGTGCGCGACGCGCTGCTCTCGCTGGGCATCACCGAAGAGGGCATCGAGCTGAAGAAGCCCGAGCAGACCCTGGCCGATGGCAGCAACGCCGAGGCCCGCCGCGTGGAAGTGACGCTGGCGCCCTGATCCCCGGTTTTTTTCCGCCCAACAACGCCGCGCTGCTTTCAGTAGCGCGGCGTTTCGTTTGGGCGCAGGTCGAACAGCAGCACCTCGGCCTGCTCGCCCTGGGCGAATTCCACCTCGCGCACCTGCCGCAGCTTGACGGCATCGCCCGCCGCCAGGCGCTGGCCGTTGACCTGCAGCGCCCCGCGTGCCACGTGCACGTAGGCAAAGCGGTTTTCCGGCAGCACGAAGCGCTGCTGCTCGGCCCCATCGAACAGCCCGGCGTAGACGCGCGCATCCTGGTAGACCGATAGCGCACCGTCGGCTCCGTCGGGGGTGATGATGGCGCGCAGGCGGCCACGCTTTTCCTCTGCGCCGAAGTGGCGCTGCTGGTAGCGCGGCGCCACGCCCTTGCGGTCGGGCACGATCCAGATCTGCAGGAAATGCACCGGCGCCTGGCGCGAGGCGTTGTATTCGCTGTGGCGCACGCCGCTGCCGGCGCTCATCATCTGCACGTCGCCCGGCTGGATGGCCGAGCCCGTGCCCATCGAGTCCTTGTGCTCCAGGGCGCCGTCGAGGACGTAGGAAAAAATCTCCATGTCGCGGTGGCCATGCGGGTCGAACCCCCGGCCCGGCTGCACCCGGTCCTCGTTGATCACCAGCAGGTCGGAGAACCCCTGGTGCTGTGGATCGTAGTAGCTGCCGAAGGAGAAGCTGTGCTGCGAGTGCAGCCAGCCCAGGTTGGCGATGCCGCGCTGCGCGGCGGGGCGGAGTTCCATCATGTCCTTGTCCTCGGGCGCCGCTGGGGCGCTACGTTCAGTTCTTGATTGCTTCGAGGGAAACGGTGATCGTCACCTCGTCACCCACGTTCGGCGCATACTTGCCGGCGTTGAACTCGGTGCGCTTGATGGTGGTGGTGGCGTTGGCGCCGATGGCGTCCTTCTTCAGCATGGGATGGGGCATGTTCACGAAATGCGTCACCTTCAGCGTCACGGGCTTGGTCACGCCCTTGATGGTCAGGTTGCCGTCGATCGCCACCGGCTTGTCGCCCTCGAATGTCACCTTGGTGGACTTGAACGTGGCCGTGGGGTACTTGGCGGTGTCGAGGAAGTCCTCGCCCTGGATGTGGCCGTTGAACACGTCGAAGCCGGTGTTCACCGAGGTCATATCGATGGTGATGTCCACGGCGCCGGTCTTGGCGGCCTTGTCCAGCGTCACGGTGCCGGTGGTCTTGTCGAACTTGGACAGCTGGGTGGACAGGCCGAAGTGGCTGTACGAGAAACGCGGGAAGGTGTGCGTGCCTTCCACGTTGTAAACCTCGGGCGCGGCCAGCGCAGGGGAGGCGGCGGCAAAGCTGACGAGCAGGGCGGCGGAGAGCTTGGCGATACGGTTCATGGCAAGGGTCCTTTCAGGATGGAGGGAAAAACAGGGGATCAAACGGAGGTACCGGGGGCTTACTGGGCCGCCGCGGTGAGGCGGAACTGGATCACCACATCGTTGGCGACGATGTCGAAGGCCTTCCAGGCACCTTCGCCGATGGAGAAGTCGCCCCGGCGGATCGTCAGGCGGCCCTCGAACACGCCGGTCTTGCCCTGGGCGGCGAAGGTGGCGGGCACCACCACGTCCAGGGTCTTGCCCTTGATGGTGAGCTTGCCGGCCACTTCGTACTTGTTGCCGCCCAGCGCCTTGACGCTGCTGGACTCGAAGCGCGCCCGGGGGAAGGCCTTGGTGTCGAACCAGGTCTTGGTGGCGACTTCGGTATCGCCTTCGCTGCTGCCGGTGTCCACGCTGGCCAGCTCCACCTCGATGGTGCTCTTGGCGGCGGCGGGGGCGGCGGGGTCGAAGCGCAACT belongs to Acidovorax sp. YS12 and includes:
- the msrA gene encoding peptide-methionine (S)-S-oxide reductase MsrA, whose protein sequence is MERLVETQQNRKLETIVLGGGCFWCTEAIFGRVRGVTDVQSGYANGHVPHPSYEQVCTGSTGHAEVVRLRFDPGQIGLRAILEIFLATHDPTSLNRQGNDVGTQYRSGIYYSDPAHEAVARAVLRELAENGAHGAPIVTEVAPLAAYWPAEDYHQDYFVKHPHQGYCAFVVGPKVEHFQTAFARYCHETSADRR
- a CDS encoding TonB-dependent receptor; protein product: MKHIPNLVSFHGARSGALHAAQTAAALAVALLITTLAQEAQAQPQGAAAALPEVTVSASGLQLGSDDMATPVSVLEGDELVRRREGTLGETLNSEPGIQSSHFGAGASRPVIRGMDGPRVQVLSDGSQVQDASTVSPDHAVVAEPLLARQVEVLRGPSALIHGGGAIGGVVNVLDDKIPTAIPQKGYEGSAELRLGSAASEKTGAFQLTGGAGNLAVHVEGLARDAGDYRVGSGWEGGRKVPGSFNRTDSGSLGLSWIGDQGYLGVAYTRQTAKYGLPGHNHSFEGCHTHGDHLHCGSHSGHDGHDHGDDDHDHDHGAEDVPVVDLRSERWDVRGELRNPFAGFSALRLRAGVTDYQHDEVEDGAVATTFRNKAHDLRVELQHEPLAGWRGVFGVQATQRKFSAEGEEAYVQPTETRRTGLFLLEEYQWQQWRFAAALRHERQTVDALTSGLSNSHNGTSASLSAVWKFTPGYALSASWTQARRMPTAEELYAKGLHMATSTYERGDPNLKPETAQSIDLALRKTAGDTTFGVSVFHNRVKDYIYGRTLDELDGLQLLQYSQADATFTGLEAQVRQRLTRNLGVTLFGDVVRARLDAGGNLPRIPAARAGLRLDANWQAWDGQVEWVQAARQDRVADFETATPGYGMLNLGLAYSSRLAGGTPWQLYVKGNNLTDRLGYAHTSFIKNAAPLMGRNVTVGVKVSF
- the vat gene encoding Vat family streptogramin A O-acetyltransferase, yielding MNGPLPSEIHPMAGFPQVCFIKNIITNPHIVVGDYTYYDDPDGSENFERNVLYHFPFIGDRLVIGKFCALARGVKFIMNGANHKMSGISTYPFQIFGNGWEKVMPGMDDLPYKGDTIIGHDVWIGYDSVIMPGVKIGNGAIISARSVVASDVPAYTIYGGNPARCIRERFPEATVAILEEIAWWDWSIEKISRNLALIVSSDIEALQACAAASS
- a CDS encoding AEC family transporter, which codes for MDSPVFSSLIPVILCIGIGFFAARMGWVRAAAIPDFSNLVFLVLTPALLFRTMGAVRIQELNFRPVALYFLAAGLMFAVTMAVSGFSTRAAARGLAHMFSNTLMIGVPLVGLVYGKEGLVTLITLISLHSLILLTGVTIVFELAEAHERQKSGQSAPRPMLHTVLQAVRSGILHPVPLPILAGLVFAQTGLKLPGVVDHSLQVLGQALGPMALLLVGVTLAYTPVGQHLRSAWGIALAKTVLHPLLLAALAWLFGLSGLPVAVMFMAASLPVGANVFLFTQRYGVLQQEVSASIAVSTALALLTVPLMLALAQRFLA
- the pdxH gene encoding pyridoxamine 5'-phosphate oxidase; the encoded protein is MNATPSSIADLRKSYERAELSEDASHADPLQQFDQWLHEALAAQVPEPNAMTLATVDGSLRPSTRIVLIKGYDARGIVWYTNYGSRKGRELAGNPFAALQFHWVELERVVRIEGRVEKVDAADSDAYYASRPLDSRIGAWASPQSQVIPGRSVLVANAARYGAQFLLQPPRPPHWGGYRLVPERWEFWQGRKSRLHDRLRYRLESGAWLRERLAP
- a CDS encoding gamma-glutamylcyclotransferase; amino-acid sequence: MTALPAPLRDPAPMLARTLAEWGGQQDLWVFGYGSLIWRPEFPFAERHPARVHGWHRALKMWSRVNRGTPECPGLVLALLPGGSCQGMAFRIERAQVARILPPLWQREMVLGVYDPRWLPCRITAGGAVQGTVRALAFTLSRRSPSHTGELTEAQYRRIFNQARGIYGSTHDYARATYDELRRLGIHDRALGRLLAYAAPDGAAQ
- a CDS encoding OmpA family protein is translated as MSSSDDDSQQRFALGFLFALIALVVSTVVGVVVFKRGIAHAPAAPKAAVVQAVEAAAPGVAVVEEATVVVEGGVVKFYFATGKADLATGAKQALADVIKGVLQGRKAVVSGFHDATGDLAVNQELAKQRAFAVRDALLSLGITEEGIELKKPEQTLADGSNAEARRVEVTLAP
- a CDS encoding pirin family protein is translated as MMELRPAAQRGIANLGWLHSQHSFSFGSYYDPQHQGFSDLLVINEDRVQPGRGFDPHGHRDMEIFSYVLDGALEHKDSMGTGSAIQPGDVQMMSAGSGVRHSEYNASRQAPVHFLQIWIVPDRKGVAPRYQQRHFGAEEKRGRLRAIITPDGADGALSVYQDARVYAGLFDGAEQQRFVLPENRFAYVHVARGALQVNGQRLAAGDAVKLRQVREVEFAQGEQAEVLLFDLRPNETPRY
- a CDS encoding polyisoprenoid-binding protein gives rise to the protein MNRIAKLSAALLVSFAAASPALAAPEVYNVEGTHTFPRFSYSHFGLSTQLSKFDKTTGTVTLDKAAKTGAVDITIDMTSVNTGFDVFNGHIQGEDFLDTAKYPTATFKSTKVTFEGDKPVAIDGNLTIKGVTKPVTLKVTHFVNMPHPMLKKDAIGANATTTIKRTEFNAGKYAPNVGDEVTITVSLEAIKN
- a CDS encoding YceI family protein; amino-acid sequence: MKRTALALFSALSLATAAHAVEYTQVQPDKSQITFAYQQMGVAMQGAFKKFAGQLRFDPAAPAAAKSTIEVELASVDTGSSEGDTEVATKTWFDTKAFPRARFESSSVKALGGNKYEVAGKLTIKGKTLDVVVPATFAAQGKTGVFEGRLTIRRGDFSIGEGAWKAFDIVANDVVIQFRLTAAAQ